The Blastomonas sp. SL216 DNA window GAGCAGATAATGCGCCTGATTGCCCTCGATGCGCAGCGCTCCGCCCGTGGCGAGCGGCTGATCGGTGAACAGGCGCGGGGCAGAGCGCGGCGGCCAGGCAGGGGTTGCGGTCATGCCCTACCGACTAGCCCGCGCGCGCGCCTGCGTCTAGCGCGCCCCGTCGCCGATCAAGGTAAACGGCGCCCAGGCATTGGGATGGGCGAGCGTGTCGCTGTCTGAATCCTGGCTGGCATCGTTGCGGATCTCGCGCATCGCCTGGGCAAAGGCTTCGGCGCGGGACAGCGCGGGGTTGTCGCGCGCGATCTCGATCGTGCGCACCGTCATCTTCGCCGCGACATCGTCGCGCACCGGCCAGTGCGAGGCGAGCAGGTTGCGCGCGCCGGCATAGAAGAACGCGCGGGCCAGGCCCGACAGTCCGGGCGCGCCTTGCGAACCATCGCCCGCAGCGGTGTTGCAGGCTGACAGGATGACCCAATCGGCATCGAGCTTGAGCGTGGCGACTTCGGACGCGGTGAGCAGCCCGTCATCGGCCTCGGACGGCGTAGCGGGCGGGGTGAAGACTAGGCCTGGCTCTGCCGCGCCTTCGATCTCGCCCGCCATCAGCCCGTGCGTCGCCAGCGCGAGAATGCGCGCGTCGGAAAGCCGGGCCTTGCGGACATTGGCCTCGGTGGCCTGCGCGCCGGTCATCACGCTGGCGGGGCTTGCCCCCAATGCAGCGCGCATCGCGGCAAGCTCCTGCGCGGTACCCGGCAGGCGCGCCATCGATTTGAGCGTCGCGATATCGACCACGCCGCCGCCCGATCGCGTCGTGCCTTGCGCAAAGACCTGCGATGCGGCGAAGCCTTGCGGCCTGGCGCGACGCGGATCGCGGCCCTTGCCCTTGACGAATGCCCCGCGACCACCGCCGCCGCGCACGGCGACCGCGCCTTCCAGCACCGGATCGCCAAAGCCCATGAACGGCTGGCGGTTTGCCGCGCCGCCAGCGGGTGCGGTGCCCAGCTTGTCGCGCAGGAACTTCAGCGATTGCAGCGAGGGGATCTGGATCAGCGCATGGGCATCGGCGAACCATTTGGTGCTGCGCAAATTGGCCGGATCGCCATCGGCTCCGGTCGGCTTTTCCGTTACCAGCATGCCGAAGGGCAGGGAGGACAGTGCCCCACCTGCCGCGATGAACACATGCCGCTTGCCCTTCAGCCCGGCCTCGACCGGCGCGATCAGGCTCTGGTACAGCGCAAAGGCGGACTGGCGATCGAACGGATAGGCGCCTTCGCCCTCGTTCGACCATTCGGCGTCCTCGACCGTATCGACCTCGACATTGGCCCCGACATCCCAGAGCAGGCGGCGGACGAGCAACGCCACCTCGCGCTTCTTCAGGCCGGCCCGGTTCCAGTTGACCCCGCTATCGGTCACCGTGATGACATGCGTGCCGAATTCGGACGGCAGCACCAGCAGCAGCGCTTCGTCAGGCTGCATCAGGTCGATGATCTGCTTGGCATCGAGCGGACGTGGCTGAACCAGATCGAAATATTGCGGGAAGCGGCCGAGCAGGATCGTATCGATATTGGCGGTCTTTGCCTCGATCGCGCTGCGTTCCGCGTCGATGGCAGCGACCTTTTGCGGCGTATCCGGCGCGCCGGAGCCCAGCACCAGATTGCGTTCGCTGCCCAGCGCTGCCCAGCGGTCGCCCAGTTCGCGCCGCTGGCGGACATAATCGCCCAGCCCGCCTGCGCTGTCGGCGGCGGCGCGCGCAGCCGATTCTGCCACCGCCTGGCCCGCGGGGCCGTCCATCGCCTCTTGCGCGGCGACGATGGCGCGCACGAACATGTCGGCGCGACGATCGGGCTGCACCTCGCCCAGTTGCCAGGCCGCGTCCATCAGCGTGGAGAAGTAAAAGGCTTCGTTCTCGGTCGGCTGCTGGCCGGCAGCGGCAAGGCCCCGCCTTTTGCCGACAATGCCGCGCTGGGTACGCAGCGCTTTCACCGTCTGTTCGGCAATGCGAAACGCTTCATCCTCGCTGCCCTTGCGGCTGAGCAGCGCAATGCCGAAGCTGTTCAGCGCCTGTTGCGTGAACGGATGGTTCTTGCCGAACTGTGCCTCATAGGCGGGTACCAGCTCGCGGTAGAGCGGTTCGGCCTCGGCATAGCGACCCTGGAAAAACAGGCACAAAGCGAGGTCGTTCAGGCTGTAGAGACGTTGCGGGTGCGTCTTGCCCAGCAACCGGGTGCGCGCCTCCAGCGTGCTTCGGATGACCGGCTCCGCCTCGGCAAAGCGTTGCTGGTACATCAGCAGCGCGCCCAGATTGCCCGCATAGATCAGCGTTTCGGCATCGTCCTCGCCCAGCACATTTCGGCCCAGGTCCAGCGCTTCGCGATAGAGCGGTTCGGCCTTGGCGAACTGCTCCTGCGCCTCATAGGTGCGCGCCAGGTCGTTGAGCGTACGGATGCGGATCGGCGAGGCCTGGCCATATTCGCGGGTCGCAACGTCGATGATCCGTTGCTGCAGCGTCTCCGCCTCGGGGAAGCGGCGCTGATCCTTGAGCACAATGGCGAGCCGACCCATGGCGTTCAGCGTATCGCGCTTCTGCTCGCCCTGGGTGCGGATATAATCGCTCACCGCCTCGGCCAGCCAGGGTTCTGCCGCCGGGTTCAGACCCTGGTCGGCGAACAGCTGGCCGATAGAGACCTTGGTGGTAATGGTGGCGGGATTGTCGGGGCCGTTCAGTTCCTTGCGCAGCGCCAGTTGCTCGCGCAACAGGGCCTCCGCTTCGGCAAATCGGCCCTGGGATTTGAGATTGAACGCAAGACCATTGAGCGGCGGCAGGATGTCGGGCGTCTTGCGGCCCTCCAGCTTTTCCCAACCGGATACGGCCTGGCGAAACAGCGGTTCGGCATCCTTGTGGCGGCCCATGGCATCCAGATTGACCGCCACGTTTGTCGTCATCGCCACGGTCGCGGCGTGATCGGTCCCGAACAATCGGATCGTCGTCTCGCGCGCCTCGGCCAGCAGCGGGGCGGCCTCGGCAAACCGGCTCTGGTCGCGCAGCACATCGGCCAGCGTGTTGAGCGCGACAAAGGTTTCGGCGGCGTCTGGACCGTTGATCCGGCGGCGTTCGGCCAACAGCGTTTCAGCCAGCTTTTGTGCTGCCGAAAGATCGCCGCTGCGCCGCAGGGCCGCGATCTCTTTGGCCAGTTTTGTCAGCCGCGCCTCATCCGCGCTGCCTGCAGGCCCAGCGCCTGTTTGCGCGGCGGCCTGTTGCGTCTTGGCCGGTGCATCGGACGTGCGATAGCGCTGCGCGGCATTGGCGATCTGCCGGGTCAGCGGCGCATCAGGACCCAGGGTAGCGGAAAGCCGCGCAGCGGCCTTGTCCATCTTTTCCAGGCCCTTGGCGGACTGACCCGCCAGGATCTCGTCCGCGCCGAGCAGCGCCAGCGCGGTCAGCGTGTCGACATGGTCTGCACCCTGCTTGCGCTTGCGGCGGTCGTACACGTCTTGCAGCACCGTGCCTGCGGTCTTGTGGTCGCCGATGTCGGTGAGCAGCATGCCGTAATTCTGCGCGAGCTTCAGCGTTCCCGGCGCATCCTCGCCCAGCGCCTTGCGCATGCGCGCATAGGTGTCGGCATAGCTGGCCCTGGCCTCATCCTTCTTGCCCTGATCGGCCAGCGCCACCGCAACCTTGCCCTGCAGTTCGAGCGCGGCTTCGCTGTCCGCGCCATATTGCTTGGCATAGCCTGACTGGACCCGGCGATAGAGCGCCTCTGCCCGGGCCGGTTCGCCCGCGCGGTTGAGGGCACCCGCCAGATTGTCGGCGGCAGGCAGCGTCTCGGGATGATCCTTGCCGAACCGGGCCTCGATGGCGGTCAGGATGGCTTCGAGTTCCTTGGCGGCATCCGGGAAGCGGTTTTGCTGGAACAGCGACAGCGCCAGCGCGGTGCGTGTTGCCCGTGCGAGCGGGTCAGCGCCGTCGAGCGCGGTGCCGATGTCCTGCAACAGCGCGCGCGCCTTGCGCTCGGCATCGACGGGCCTTCCCGACCGGTTGAGCTGCTCGATCTCGCGATTGGCCTGCTCGATCTGCCTGGAATCGGGCGCGAACGCACTCAGCGGGAGCGATGCCAACAGCATGGCGCTGCTCGCCAGCGCCAGGATGCGCAGCGAAATACGAGGATTCTGGGTGATATCTGGCGAGCCGGAACGCATCGATTGCCCCGCAATGGATCGGCAAGGCTTAGTGCCATGATGCCGACAGATGGGCGCGACCCGAATGTGCACCTTGTGCGCAATTCCGTGCCGCTGCGCAAGGGGCAGGGCGGTGCGTCAGGCTATGGGATGGGGGGGCAGAAAAATATAAGCCCGGGCGCGATGAGAAGGGGGGAGGATCGCGCGCCCGGGCTCATGTTTTTTAGGACGGCATTGGAGGGGGGGCTTGGTCTGCCGTCCTGAATGAAAAACCCATATGCCGATATTAGGTTCCAAAAAATTTTCGCCGACGATAATTTTTTTGAATGCGCTTCGAGGAGCTGCAGCAACTCCATGAAAATGCGGCACAAACGCACCCGTCGCCGGATAGCCGACACAAAAAAACGGGGCCCTAAGACCCCGTTCTCTTGATTCAGTTGGACCAGAGCGGTCCGACCATGCCTGAAATAATCAGGGGCTGGTCGGGCTGTCGCTGTCCTGGTCAGCAGCGATCACGATGCCACCGATCACGGCAGCAGCAGCGACGACACCGATGATGATGCCGGTGCTGCCTTCGGCTTCGCTCTCATCGCTCGAAGCAGCCGAAACGCGTGCGACACTGGTCTGAGCCAGTACCGGCGTTGCGGCGACGGCAAGTGCGGCAAGAGCTGCCACAGCAAAACGATTCTTCATTATAGCCTCCGTCACGTATTCAATTCATCACCAAGATCTTTTTAAAATCAAGGCTTTGCAACCCGTTGCGAAAAGAGTGTTTTACGAGCTCTTCCCGACGCTCAATGCCCAACTAGGCGGAAAGTTCCCAGCTTGCAAGCCAGTATTGGGCTCTCGTTCACCGTAAAAAAGCTTTTGTGGCAGCCTGTTGCAAGCGGGCAACGAATGGTTTCTGCATGGTTAACACCGGGTCCATCATCGGTCAGCCACCTTCGCCGCGCTGGTAGCGGCGCACCCCGCCGACCCATGTTTCGACGACCTTGGCTCCGCGCAGTTCTCCGGGCGTACTCAGCAGCGGATCGACATCGAGCAGGATGAAGTCGGCGCGCATGCCGGGCATCAGCGTGCCGAACCGGTCTTCGGCAAATCCCGCATAGGCAGCGCCGCGCGTGAACGCATCGATCACCTCGGTACGGCCCAGACGCTCTTGCGGCTGCCACCCGCCGAACGGCTGGCCTTGCGCATCCTCGCGGGTGATGGCGGCGGCCAGCCCGGCAAAGGGATCGGGCGATTCCACGGGCGTGTCGGAGCCGAAAGCGAGCGGAACCCCCGCCTG harbors:
- a CDS encoding CHAT domain-containing protein, translating into MRSGSPDITQNPRISLRILALASSAMLLASLPLSAFAPDSRQIEQANREIEQLNRSGRPVDAERKARALLQDIGTALDGADPLARATRTALALSLFQQNRFPDAAKELEAILTAIEARFGKDHPETLPAADNLAGALNRAGEPARAEALYRRVQSGYAKQYGADSEAALELQGKVAVALADQGKKDEARASYADTYARMRKALGEDAPGTLKLAQNYGMLLTDIGDHKTAGTVLQDVYDRRKRKQGADHVDTLTALALLGADEILAGQSAKGLEKMDKAAARLSATLGPDAPLTRQIANAAQRYRTSDAPAKTQQAAAQTGAGPAGSADEARLTKLAKEIAALRRSGDLSAAQKLAETLLAERRRINGPDAAETFVALNTLADVLRDQSRFAEAAPLLAEARETTIRLFGTDHAATVAMTTNVAVNLDAMGRHKDAEPLFRQAVSGWEKLEGRKTPDILPPLNGLAFNLKSQGRFAEAEALLREQLALRKELNGPDNPATITTKVSIGQLFADQGLNPAAEPWLAEAVSDYIRTQGEQKRDTLNAMGRLAIVLKDQRRFPEAETLQQRIIDVATREYGQASPIRIRTLNDLARTYEAQEQFAKAEPLYREALDLGRNVLGEDDAETLIYAGNLGALLMYQQRFAEAEPVIRSTLEARTRLLGKTHPQRLYSLNDLALCLFFQGRYAEAEPLYRELVPAYEAQFGKNHPFTQQALNSFGIALLSRKGSEDEAFRIAEQTVKALRTQRGIVGKRRGLAAAGQQPTENEAFYFSTLMDAAWQLGEVQPDRRADMFVRAIVAAQEAMDGPAGQAVAESAARAAADSAGGLGDYVRQRRELGDRWAALGSERNLVLGSGAPDTPQKVAAIDAERSAIEAKTANIDTILLGRFPQYFDLVQPRPLDAKQIIDLMQPDEALLLVLPSEFGTHVITVTDSGVNWNRAGLKKREVALLVRRLLWDVGANVEVDTVEDAEWSNEGEGAYPFDRQSAFALYQSLIAPVEAGLKGKRHVFIAAGGALSSLPFGMLVTEKPTGADGDPANLRSTKWFADAHALIQIPSLQSLKFLRDKLGTAPAGGAANRQPFMGFGDPVLEGAVAVRGGGGRGAFVKGKGRDPRRARPQGFAASQVFAQGTTRSGGGVVDIATLKSMARLPGTAQELAAMRAALGASPASVMTGAQATEANVRKARLSDARILALATHGLMAGEIEGAAEPGLVFTPPATPSEADDGLLTASEVATLKLDADWVILSACNTAAGDGSQGAPGLSGLARAFFYAGARNLLASHWPVRDDVAAKMTVRTIEIARDNPALSRAEAFAQAMREIRNDASQDSDSDTLAHPNAWAPFTLIGDGAR